From Xenopus laevis strain J_2021 chromosome 7L, Xenopus_laevis_v10.1, whole genome shotgun sequence, one genomic window encodes:
- the c8orf76.L gene encoding uncharacterized protein C8orf76 isoform X1 encodes MDAAMGFCFEDSDFAEPRSRLMGTGETYVAKQCEPQWFTEEVDSEDSIEILTALKFRADMAYRLKDFEKALGDYCSCFLMLPPTNIAMRRDVQESRARCLVNLGRYTEALEIAESLRNGVFNTDQLTCTLNLQVTILDHLGNLPKALSCLQQLISLHPLNPWIWKRLGEFYTRAHLAASNQATGSVERNRFDLHLESILANNAPLLEGKEREKQRDLNMFFRSKEISHCCSPTGRPINRTDMDSCRLSLLELGTKTDLLMFSCASFIRARLLFQFVQPQQASFVLDKNLKAQGEIEEQLKVYRLKDTIENLMAEMMGGDLLPDHIKDEGAADTKITLALSAFRMPSDSEFKDKWFQKIVSLYSC; translated from the exons ATGGACGCCGCCATGGGTTTCTGTTTCGAGGATTCGGATTTTGCGGAACCCAGGTCTCGGCTGATGGGGACAGGGGAAACCTATGTGGCCAAGCAGTGCGAGCCTCAG TGGTTTACAGAAGAAGTGGATAGTGAAGATTCCATTGAGATTCTCACGGCACTGAAGTTCAGAGCAGATATGGCCTATAGACTGAAGGACTTTGAG AAAGCTCTTGGGGATTATTGCAGTTGTTTCCTGATGTTGCCACCTACCAACATTGCAATGAGAAGGGACGTCCAGGAAAGCCGAGCGCGCTGTTTAGTTAACCTGGGACGATATACAGAAGCTTTGGAGATAGCTGAGAGTTTG AGAAATGGAGTATTTAACACCGACCAATTGACGTGTACTCTCAACCTACAAGTCACCATATTGGATCACCTGGGGAACCTGCCAAAAGCCTTGTCCTGTTTGCAGCAGCTCATTTCTTTACACCCATTGAATCCATGGATTTGGAAGAGACTGGGGGAATTCTACACAAGGGCCCATCTCGCTGCCTCCAATCAGGCGACTGGTTCTGTGGAGAGAAATCGATTTGATTTGCATCTAGAGAGTATACTGGCAAATAATGCCCCATTGCTGGAAGGAAAGGAGCGAGAGAAGCAAAGagacttaaatatgtttttcagaAGTAAAGAAATCTCTCACTGCTGTAGTCCGACTGGGAGACCCATAAATAGAACTGATATGGATTCTTGTAGGCTCTCCTTGTTGGAATTAGGCACCAAAACAGATCTGTTGATGTTCTCATGCGCATCTTTCATCCGTGCAAG GCTTCTCTTCCAGTTTGTGCAGCCTCAGCAGGCCTCCTTTGTGCTGGATAAGAATCTTAAGGCCCAAGGGGAAATTGAAGAGCAGCTGAAAGTTTATAGACTGAAAGACACAATTGAAAACCTTATGGCAGAG atgATGGGAGGAGATCTTTTGCCAGACCATATAAAAGATGAAGGGGCTGCCGACACAAAAATCACGCTGGCGCTGTCCGCATTCAGGATGCCCTCGGATTCCGAGTTTAAAGACAAGTGGTTCCAGAAAATCGTCTCACTCTACTCTTGCTAG
- the c8orf76.L gene encoding uncharacterized protein C8orf76 isoform X2, with translation MDAAMGFCFEDSDFAEPRSRLMGTGETYVAKQCEPQKALGDYCSCFLMLPPTNIAMRRDVQESRARCLVNLGRYTEALEIAESLRNGVFNTDQLTCTLNLQVTILDHLGNLPKALSCLQQLISLHPLNPWIWKRLGEFYTRAHLAASNQATGSVERNRFDLHLESILANNAPLLEGKEREKQRDLNMFFRSKEISHCCSPTGRPINRTDMDSCRLSLLELGTKTDLLMFSCASFIRARLLFQFVQPQQASFVLDKNLKAQGEIEEQLKVYRLKDTIENLMAEMMGGDLLPDHIKDEGAADTKITLALSAFRMPSDSEFKDKWFQKIVSLYSC, from the exons ATGGACGCCGCCATGGGTTTCTGTTTCGAGGATTCGGATTTTGCGGAACCCAGGTCTCGGCTGATGGGGACAGGGGAAACCTATGTGGCCAAGCAGTGCGAGCCTCAG AAAGCTCTTGGGGATTATTGCAGTTGTTTCCTGATGTTGCCACCTACCAACATTGCAATGAGAAGGGACGTCCAGGAAAGCCGAGCGCGCTGTTTAGTTAACCTGGGACGATATACAGAAGCTTTGGAGATAGCTGAGAGTTTG AGAAATGGAGTATTTAACACCGACCAATTGACGTGTACTCTCAACCTACAAGTCACCATATTGGATCACCTGGGGAACCTGCCAAAAGCCTTGTCCTGTTTGCAGCAGCTCATTTCTTTACACCCATTGAATCCATGGATTTGGAAGAGACTGGGGGAATTCTACACAAGGGCCCATCTCGCTGCCTCCAATCAGGCGACTGGTTCTGTGGAGAGAAATCGATTTGATTTGCATCTAGAGAGTATACTGGCAAATAATGCCCCATTGCTGGAAGGAAAGGAGCGAGAGAAGCAAAGagacttaaatatgtttttcagaAGTAAAGAAATCTCTCACTGCTGTAGTCCGACTGGGAGACCCATAAATAGAACTGATATGGATTCTTGTAGGCTCTCCTTGTTGGAATTAGGCACCAAAACAGATCTGTTGATGTTCTCATGCGCATCTTTCATCCGTGCAAG GCTTCTCTTCCAGTTTGTGCAGCCTCAGCAGGCCTCCTTTGTGCTGGATAAGAATCTTAAGGCCCAAGGGGAAATTGAAGAGCAGCTGAAAGTTTATAGACTGAAAGACACAATTGAAAACCTTATGGCAGAG atgATGGGAGGAGATCTTTTGCCAGACCATATAAAAGATGAAGGGGCTGCCGACACAAAAATCACGCTGGCGCTGTCCGCATTCAGGATGCCCTCGGATTCCGAGTTTAAAGACAAGTGGTTCCAGAAAATCGTCTCACTCTACTCTTGCTAG
- the minpp1.L gene encoding probable inactive tRNA-specific adenosine deaminase-like protein 3 isoform X2, whose protein sequence is MAPSADGPGISPTWNPIPVLSLEEEQELREAEAGYISPPLTAAFAAPVLDKRQISRLSQSICSEYPLPETLRFLKRVRSCTSRHEFLLRLATKEEEEDVLKSGGNQSDSAGVSAKPQKKVYTSDLWTIPPLTDIFPDKVLDLQGLGDPFLVYVPSRAPRNQKEQRLWLEYWPSTYHAKGSAEESQRHVSEEERTRIGRYMRIALEAARASQQRGRKGVGAVVVDPRNGQILAISSDRTDEEGGPLLHACMVAIDMVAQKQGGGAYACLKEEDGELGIAGEKNADVRKIQFIQKAESGEKLQDMESGKDTEQSDSQRNVADQEEGTKRKRSEETTEEGPYLCTGYEIYVTREPCIMCAMALLHSRIFCVYYGSSTPGGALGTCYRLHCCPGLNHRFQVYRGVMEDECRKLICPGKS, encoded by the coding sequence ATGGCACCATCAGCAGATGGGCCTGGAATTTCACCTACCTGGAATCCTATCCCTGTTCTTTCTCTGGAGGAGGAACAAGAACTCAGAGAGGCTGAGGCAGGATATATCAGCCCCCCTCTTACTGCAGCATTTGCTGCCCCCGTCCTTGATAAACGGCAGATCTCTCGTCTCTCTCAGTCAATATGTAGTGAATATCCTCTCCCTGAAACTCTACGCTTCCTTAAAAGGGTGAGATCCTGTACGTCTCGCCATGAATTCCTCCTTCGTCTGGCTACaaaggaggaagaggaagatgtGCTGAAATCAggaggcaaccaatcagattctgCTGGTGTTAGTGCTAAACCACAAAAGAAGGTGTATACTTCTGATTTGTGGACAATCCCTCCGTTGACAGATATTTTTCCAGATAAAGTTCTTGATTTGCAGGGTTTGGGTGACCCGTTCTTAGTGTACGTCCCCTCTAGGGCGCCAAGGAACCAGAAGGAGCAGCGGCTGTGGTTGGAATACTGGCCGAGTACTTACCATGCAAAGGGCAGTGCAGAGGAAAGCCAAAGACATGTATCCGAGGAAGAGAGAACAAGAATTGGGCGTTACATGCGGATAGCACTGGAGGCTGCACGGGCAAGTCAGCAAAGGGGAAGAAAGGGGGTCGGAGCTGTGGTGGTAGATCCAAGGAatggacagattttggcaataagCTCAGACAGGACTGATGAGGAGGGGGGCCCACTTCTTCATGCCTGCATGGTAGCCATAGATATGGTGGCACAAAAGCAAGGTGGCGGTGCATACGCTTGTCTCAAGGAAGAAGATGGAGAACTGGGAATAGCTGGGGAAAAGAATGCAGACGTGAGAAAAATACAATTCATTCAAAAGGCGGAGAGTGGAGAGAAGTTACAAGATATGGAAAGCGGGAAGGACACTGAGCAAAGTGACAGTCAGAGAAATGTGGCGGATCAAGAAGAGGGGACAAAGCGCAAGAGATCAGAAGAGACTACAGAGGAGGGGCCATATTTATGCACAGGGTATGAGATCTACGTGACCAGAGAACCCTGCATCATGTGTGCAATGGCCCTTCTGCACTCCCGGATCTTCTGCGTTTACTATGGGTCTAGCACCCCCGGGGGAGCTCTGGGAACCTGTTACCGACTGCACTGCTGCCCAGGGTTGAACCACCGATTCCAGGTGTACAGGGGGGTCATGGAAGACGAGTGTCGGAAGCTGATCTGTCCAGGGAAATCTTGA
- the tpi1.L gene encoding triosephosphate isomerase-like, with protein sequence MAPRKFFVGGNWKMNGDKKSLGELINTMNSGKINADTEVVCGAPSIYLDFARQKLDTKIAVSAQNCYKVAKGAFTGEISPAMIKDCGVTWVILGHSERRHVFGESDELIGQKVAHALSEGIAVIACIGEKLDQREAGITEKVVFEQTKVIADNVKDWSKVVLAYEPVWAIGTGKTATPEQAQEVHKKLREWLKTNVSEDVAQSVRIIYGGSVTGGTCKELSAQPDIDGFLVGGASLKAEFIEIINAKH encoded by the exons ATGGCTCCCAGGAAATTTTTCGTCGGCGGCAACTGGAAGATGAACGGAGACAAGAAGAGTCTGGGGGAGCTGATCAACACCATGAACAGCGGCAAGATCAATGCGGACACAG AGGTGGTCTGTGGCGCCCCATCCATTTATCTGGACTTTGCACGGCAGAAGCTGGACACCAAAATTGCTGTTTCTGCGCAGAATTGTTACAAAGTGGCCAAGGGAGCGTTCACTGGAGAGATCAG CCCAGCAATGATTAAAGACTGTGGTGTTACATGGGTGATTCTTGGACACTCTGAGAGACGGCACGTGTTTGGGGAGTCGGATGAG CTCATTGGGCAAAAAGTGGCACATGCACTAAGTGAAGGCATTGCAGTCATCGCCTGTATTGGTGAGAAACTAGACCAGCGTGAGGCGGGAATCACAGAGAAGGTGGTGTTTGAGCAGACGAAAGTCATAGCAG ATAATGTCAAGGACTGGAGTAAGGTGGTCTTGGCCTATGAACCAGTCTGGGCTATTGGAACTGGCAAAACTGCCACACCTGAACAG GCCCAGGAAGTGCACAAGAAACTCCGCGAGTGGCTGAAAACCAACGTATCTGAAGATGTTGCCCAGTCTGTTCGTATTATTTATGGAG GTTCAGTAACAGGAGGCACATGCAAAGAGCTGTCCGCTCAGCCCGACATCGATGGCTTCTTGGTGGGAGGAGCATCTTTGAAGGCGGAgttcattgaaatcatcaatgcCAAGCATTAA